From a single Nitrogeniibacter mangrovi genomic region:
- a CDS encoding c-type cytochrome, which yields MKHIAARALVGLAALGLATAASAQVKPEDMIKFRQSGYAFMAWNMGKIKAQVVDGAVPYDKAQVEAAANVIAAVANSGMGALYAPGTDQGKGWEKTRLKSAFFQQPDEVRKIAMNFVKQANALQAAAATGDPAAIKAQFGETGKACKACHEKFREEE from the coding sequence ATGAAACACATCGCAGCCCGTGCACTCGTCGGTCTGGCCGCCCTCGGCCTGGCCACGGCCGCCTCCGCCCAGGTCAAACCCGAGGACATGATCAAGTTCCGCCAGTCCGGCTATGCCTTCATGGCCTGGAACATGGGCAAGATCAAGGCCCAGGTGGTCGACGGCGCGGTGCCCTACGACAAGGCTCAGGTCGAGGCGGCCGCCAATGTTATCGCCGCCGTGGCCAATTCCGGCATGGGGGCGCTGTATGCGCCGGGGACCGATCAGGGCAAGGGATGGGAGAAGACCCGGCTCAAGTCCGCGTTCTTCCAGCAACCGGATGAAGTGCGCAAGATCGCGATGAACTTCGTCAAGCAGGCCAACGCCTTGCAGGCGGCCGCCGCGACCGGCGACCCGGCCGCCATCAAGGCCCAGTTCGGCGAGACCGGCAAGGCCTGCAAAGCGTGCCACGAGAAATTCCGCGAAGAGGAATGA
- the leuS gene encoding leucine--tRNA ligase, whose product MQDKYHASAIETAAQQHWAEHKRFEVAEDTDRPKFYCLSMFPYPSGKLHMGHVRNYTIGDVISRVQRMRGFNVMQPMGWDAFGMPAENAAIQNKVPPAQWTYANIDYMKNQLKRLGFGIDWSRELATCTPEYYRWEQWLFTRLYQKGLIYKKLGTVNWDPVDETVLANEQVIDGRGWRSGALIEKREIPMYYMKITAYADELLDALDALEGWPEQVKLMQKNWIGRSEGLEVHFPYDLESIGEAGVLKVFTTRGDTLMGATYVAVAAEHPLALKAAEGNPALADFVAECQRGGVAEADLATLEKKGMPTGLRVVHPITGEYLPVWVANYVLMGYGEGAVMAVPAHDERDFAFATKYRLPIVPVIAPGEWGQKVDSNSGVFADASAKLVDHTPTLSGEADEQHLAWSHWQDVFAEHGRLVNSGKYDGLRSLEAIDAIAADLGAKGLGSKRVQYRLRDWGISRQRYWGCPIPMIHCDTCGDVPVPDDQLPVVLPENVEITGAGSPLARMPEFYECACPTCGQSARRETDTMDTFVESSWYFLRYACADNAEAMVDARVDYWAPVDQYVGGIEHAILHLLYSRFFTRAMRDEGLVAASEPFTRLLTQGMVVADTYYRDLADGKKQWINPADVDVERDDKGRVVSATLRADGQPVVIGGTEKMSKSKNNGVDPQALVDQYGADTARFFIIFTSPPDQQLEWSDSGVEGAYRFLRRVWSLGHRYATEIRAHLPEARLLPGGTLPEALADVRRELHGLLKQADYDLGKHQFNTVASATMKMLNALEKAPADAAAAHAEVVAEGLSILLRVLAPITPHICHALWRECGFGDDILDAAWPQVDEAALVQDEIELMLQINGKLRGSLKVAADAPRDVIENTALAHEAAVRFMDGKPVRKLVVVPGRLVNIVC is encoded by the coding sequence ATGCAGGACAAGTATCACGCCTCCGCCATCGAGACCGCCGCCCAGCAGCACTGGGCCGAGCACAAGCGCTTCGAGGTCGCCGAAGACACCGACCGCCCGAAGTTCTACTGCCTGTCCATGTTCCCCTACCCGTCGGGCAAGCTGCACATGGGCCATGTGCGCAACTACACCATCGGCGACGTGATCAGCCGCGTGCAGCGCATGCGCGGGTTCAACGTGATGCAGCCCATGGGGTGGGACGCCTTCGGCATGCCGGCGGAGAACGCCGCCATCCAGAACAAGGTGCCCCCGGCCCAGTGGACCTACGCCAACATCGATTACATGAAGAACCAGCTCAAGCGGCTGGGCTTCGGCATCGACTGGTCCCGCGAACTGGCCACCTGCACACCCGAGTACTACCGCTGGGAGCAGTGGCTGTTCACCCGCCTGTACCAGAAAGGCCTGATCTACAAGAAGCTGGGCACGGTGAACTGGGATCCGGTGGACGAGACCGTGCTGGCCAACGAGCAGGTGATCGACGGGCGCGGCTGGCGCTCCGGCGCGCTGATCGAGAAGCGCGAGATCCCCATGTATTACATGAAGATCACCGCCTACGCCGACGAGCTGCTCGACGCCCTGGACGCGCTGGAGGGCTGGCCCGAGCAGGTCAAGCTGATGCAGAAGAACTGGATCGGCCGCTCCGAGGGGCTGGAGGTGCATTTCCCCTACGACCTCGAGAGCATCGGCGAAGCCGGCGTGCTCAAGGTGTTCACCACCCGCGGCGACACCCTGATGGGCGCCACCTACGTGGCCGTGGCCGCCGAGCATCCGCTCGCCCTCAAGGCCGCCGAAGGCAATCCGGCACTGGCCGACTTCGTGGCCGAATGCCAGCGCGGCGGGGTCGCCGAGGCCGATCTGGCCACCCTCGAGAAGAAGGGCATGCCCACCGGCCTGCGCGTGGTCCATCCGATCACCGGCGAATACCTGCCGGTATGGGTCGCCAACTACGTGCTCATGGGCTACGGCGAAGGCGCCGTGATGGCGGTGCCGGCCCATGACGAGCGCGATTTCGCCTTCGCCACCAAATACCGGCTGCCCATCGTCCCGGTGATCGCGCCGGGCGAATGGGGCCAGAAGGTCGATTCCAACTCCGGCGTGTTCGCCGACGCCAGCGCCAAGCTGGTGGATCACACCCCCACGCTGAGCGGCGAAGCCGACGAACAGCATCTGGCCTGGTCGCACTGGCAGGACGTGTTCGCCGAGCACGGCCGCCTGGTCAATTCGGGCAAGTACGACGGCCTGCGCTCCCTCGAAGCCATCGACGCCATCGCCGCCGACCTGGGCGCGAAGGGGCTGGGCAGCAAGCGCGTGCAGTACCGCCTGCGCGACTGGGGCATCTCCCGCCAGCGCTACTGGGGCTGCCCGATTCCGATGATCCACTGCGACACCTGCGGTGACGTGCCGGTGCCGGACGACCAGCTGCCGGTGGTACTGCCCGAGAACGTGGAGATCACCGGCGCCGGCTCGCCGCTGGCGCGCATGCCCGAGTTCTACGAATGCGCCTGCCCCACATGCGGCCAGAGCGCGCGGCGCGAGACCGACACCATGGACACCTTCGTGGAGTCGTCCTGGTACTTCCTGCGCTACGCCTGCGCCGACAACGCCGAGGCCATGGTGGATGCACGGGTCGATTACTGGGCCCCGGTGGACCAGTACGTGGGCGGCATCGAGCATGCCATCCTGCACCTGCTCTATTCGCGCTTCTTCACCCGCGCCATGCGTGACGAAGGCCTCGTCGCGGCGAGCGAACCCTTCACCCGCCTGCTGACCCAGGGCATGGTGGTCGCCGACACCTATTACCGCGACCTGGCCGACGGCAAGAAGCAGTGGATCAACCCGGCCGACGTGGACGTCGAGCGTGACGACAAGGGTCGCGTGGTGAGCGCCACCCTGCGCGCCGACGGCCAGCCGGTGGTCATCGGCGGCACCGAGAAGATGTCCAAGTCGAAGAACAACGGCGTGGATCCGCAGGCGCTGGTCGATCAGTACGGCGCCGACACCGCGCGCTTCTTCATCATCTTCACCTCGCCCCCGGACCAGCAGCTCGAGTGGTCCGACTCCGGGGTCGAAGGCGCCTACCGGTTCCTGCGTCGGGTGTGGAGCCTCGGTCACCGCTACGCCACCGAGATCCGCGCGCACCTGCCCGAGGCCCGCCTGCTGCCCGGCGGCACGCTGCCGGAAGCGCTCGCCGATGTCCGGCGCGAGCTCCATGGCCTGCTCAAGCAGGCGGACTACGACCTGGGCAAGCACCAGTTCAACACCGTGGCCTCGGCCACCATGAAGATGCTCAACGCCCTCGAGAAAGCGCCCGCCGACGCGGCGGCCGCGCACGCCGAGGTGGTCGCCGAAGGGCTCTCCATCCTGCTGCGCGTGCTCGCCCCGATCACGCCGCACATCTGCCACGCCCTGTGGCGCGAGTGCGGCTTCGGCGACGACATCCTCGATGCCGCCTGGCCGCAGGTGGACGAGGCCGCCCTGGTGCAGGACGAGATCGAGCTGATGCTGCAGATCAACGGCAAGCTGCGCGGCAGCCTCAAGGTCGCCGCCGACGCCCCCCGCGACGTGATCGAGAACACCGCCCTGGCCCACGAGGCCGCGGTGCGCTTCATGGATGGCAAGCCGGTGCGCAAGCTGGTCGTCGTCCCCGGTCGCCTCGTGAACATCGTATGCTGA
- a CDS encoding response regulator transcription factor yields MTATLNVTELDTLIVEPSAMQARIIAQACTDLGLPAPRHASSTAEAIDTMLAQRPDLVISALYLPDGSGTELVRQMRAHPLLEAVAFILVSSETNPQALDPVRQSGICGIVPKPFSNAQLGRALDNTLDLLSAEALGGTDTPLEDLKVLVVDDSPNARRFIRRVLGNLGVEHFIEAGDGAEAMAIINDVMVDLVVTDYNMPEMDGRELVEHIRRQSWQRAVPILMVTSESDAGRLAAVQDAGVSGICDKPFEPATVRSLLARMLGAG; encoded by the coding sequence ATGACCGCCACACTGAACGTCACCGAACTCGATACGCTCATCGTCGAACCCTCCGCCATGCAGGCCCGGATCATCGCCCAGGCGTGCACCGACCTGGGCCTGCCTGCGCCCCGGCACGCCTCCAGCACCGCGGAGGCGATCGACACCATGCTGGCGCAGCGCCCGGACCTGGTCATCAGCGCCCTGTACCTGCCCGACGGTTCGGGCACCGAGCTGGTCCGGCAGATGCGCGCCCACCCCCTGCTCGAGGCGGTCGCCTTCATCCTGGTGTCCAGCGAAACCAACCCCCAGGCCCTCGACCCGGTGCGCCAGTCGGGCATCTGCGGCATCGTGCCGAAGCCGTTTTCGAACGCGCAGCTCGGCCGCGCCCTCGACAACACCCTCGATCTGCTGTCGGCCGAGGCGCTCGGCGGCACCGACACGCCGCTGGAGGATCTCAAGGTGCTGGTGGTGGACGACAGCCCCAACGCGCGCAGATTCATCCGCCGCGTGCTCGGCAACCTGGGGGTGGAACACTTCATCGAGGCCGGCGACGGGGCCGAGGCCATGGCCATCATCAACGACGTGATGGTCGATCTGGTGGTCACCGACTACAACATGCCGGAGATGGATGGCCGGGAACTGGTCGAGCACATCCGCCGCCAGAGCTGGCAGCGCGCCGTGCCCATCCTGATGGTCACCAGCGAATCCGATGCCGGTCGCCTGGCCGCCGTTCAGGATGCGGGCGTCTCCGGCATCTGCGACAAGCCCTTCGAGCCGGCCACGGTCCGCAGCCTGCTCGCGCGCATGCTCGGCGCCGGCTGA
- a CDS encoding UvrD-helicase domain-containing protein, producing the protein MTDLLAGLNREQTQAVTLPPQHALILAGAGSGKTRVLTTRIAWLIQTGQVTPQGLLAVTFTNKAAKEMIARITAMLPINTRGMWIGTFHGLCNRLLRTHHREANLPQLFQILDSADQLAAIKRLLKTLNVDDEKYPPRELQHFINGQKEQGHRPADVEAWDEFTRRRVELFAEYEAQCQRESVVDFAELLLRSYELLKHNEPIRKHYQRRFRHILVDEFQDTNKLQYRWLKLLAGGDGEVPGACLFCVGDDDQSIYRFRGAEVGNMLAFEREFQVPNVIRLEQNYRSCGNILDAANAIIANNTQRLGKQLWTDQGEGEPIRVYEAFTDGDEARWLVEEIQSLVRDGLSRSDIAVLYRSNAQSRVLEHQLFSAGVSYRVYGGLRFFERQEVKHALAYLRLIANPDDDTAFARVVNFPTRGIGARSLEALQDAARTFNGSLYATVSHLTGKPRKAIEPFVAMIEKMRSDTAALPLPEVVDHVLDQSGLREHYLSQKAKDGQERLENLDELISAAANFVAEMPAPEAAVDHPLLADFLAHASLEAGDHQADAGEDAIQLMTVHSAKGLEFDVVFLTGLEEGLFPHDNSVRELDGLEEERRLMYVAVTRARQRLYVSLAQSRMLHGQTRYCMRSRFLDEIPVGLTKWLTPQQSASRQPSPGAFGAGMRRAATAPAQASRDLNGLRIGQAVQHARFGVGTIVAAEGSGADARIQINFGPNGMKWLLLGVAKLEPVG; encoded by the coding sequence ATGACCGATCTGCTCGCCGGACTGAACCGGGAACAAACCCAGGCAGTCACCCTGCCACCCCAGCACGCCCTGATCCTGGCGGGCGCCGGATCGGGCAAGACGCGGGTGCTGACCACGCGCATCGCGTGGCTGATCCAGACCGGCCAGGTCACCCCGCAGGGCCTCCTCGCGGTGACCTTCACCAACAAGGCTGCCAAGGAGATGATCGCGCGCATCACCGCGATGCTGCCGATCAACACCCGGGGGATGTGGATCGGCACCTTCCACGGCCTGTGCAACCGGCTGCTGCGCACGCATCATCGCGAGGCGAATCTGCCCCAGCTGTTCCAGATCCTCGATTCGGCCGACCAGCTGGCGGCGATCAAGCGCCTGCTCAAGACCCTCAACGTGGATGACGAGAAGTACCCGCCGCGCGAGCTGCAGCACTTCATCAACGGCCAGAAGGAACAGGGCCACCGGCCCGCCGACGTGGAGGCCTGGGACGAGTTCACCCGCCGCCGCGTCGAACTGTTCGCGGAGTATGAGGCCCAGTGCCAGCGCGAGTCTGTTGTGGATTTTGCGGAGTTGCTGTTGCGCAGCTACGAGCTGCTCAAGCACAACGAACCGATCCGGAAGCACTACCAGCGCCGCTTCCGGCACATTCTCGTGGATGAGTTCCAGGACACCAACAAACTGCAGTACCGCTGGCTGAAGCTGCTCGCCGGCGGCGATGGCGAGGTGCCGGGCGCGTGCCTGTTCTGCGTCGGCGACGACGATCAGTCGATCTACCGCTTCCGCGGCGCCGAGGTGGGCAACATGCTGGCCTTCGAGCGTGAGTTCCAGGTGCCCAACGTGATCCGCCTGGAGCAGAACTACCGCTCCTGCGGCAACATCCTCGACGCGGCCAACGCGATCATCGCCAACAACACCCAGCGCCTGGGCAAGCAGTTGTGGACCGATCAGGGCGAAGGCGAGCCGATCCGCGTCTACGAGGCCTTTACCGACGGCGACGAGGCGCGCTGGCTGGTCGAGGAGATCCAGTCGCTGGTGCGCGACGGCCTGAGCCGCTCCGACATCGCAGTGCTGTACCGCTCGAATGCCCAGTCGCGGGTGCTCGAGCACCAGCTGTTCTCGGCCGGGGTGTCGTATCGCGTGTATGGCGGCCTGCGCTTCTTCGAGCGCCAGGAGGTCAAGCATGCGCTGGCCTACCTGCGCCTGATCGCCAACCCCGATGACGACACCGCCTTCGCCCGGGTGGTCAATTTCCCCACCCGCGGCATCGGCGCCCGCTCGCTCGAAGCGCTGCAGGACGCCGCGCGCACCTTCAACGGCAGTCTCTACGCCACCGTCTCGCACCTGACCGGCAAGCCGCGCAAGGCGATCGAGCCCTTCGTGGCCATGATCGAGAAGATGCGCAGCGATACCGCGGCCCTGCCGCTGCCCGAGGTGGTCGATCACGTGCTCGACCAGTCGGGCCTGCGCGAGCACTACCTGAGCCAGAAGGCCAAGGACGGTCAGGAACGGCTCGAGAACCTGGACGAGCTGATCAGCGCGGCGGCCAACTTCGTCGCCGAGATGCCGGCGCCCGAAGCGGCCGTGGATCACCCCCTGCTGGCCGATTTCCTCGCCCATGCCTCGCTCGAGGCCGGTGACCACCAGGCCGATGCCGGCGAGGACGCGATCCAGCTCATGACGGTCCATTCGGCCAAGGGGCTGGAGTTCGACGTGGTGTTCCTCACCGGCCTGGAGGAGGGCCTGTTTCCGCACGACAACAGCGTGCGCGAGCTCGACGGGCTGGAAGAGGAGCGCCGCCTCATGTACGTGGCGGTCACGCGGGCGCGCCAGCGCCTGTACGTGTCGCTGGCGCAAAGCCGCATGCTCCATGGGCAGACGCGCTATTGCATGCGTTCGCGCTTCCTCGACGAGATCCCGGTGGGGCTGACCAAGTGGCTCACGCCGCAGCAAAGCGCGTCGCGGCAGCCATCGCCCGGCGCTTTCGGCGCCGGCATGCGCCGCGCCGCCACGGCGCCGGCCCAGGCCTCGCGCGACCTCAACGGGCTGCGCATCGGCCAGGCGGTGCAGCATGCGCGCTTCGGCGTCGGCACCATCGTGGCGGCGGAGGGGAGCGGGGCGGATGCGCGCATCCAGATCAACTTCGGCCCCAACGGCATGAAGTGGCTGCTGCTCGGCGTGGCCAAGCTCGAACCGGTGGGGTGA
- the holA gene encoding DNA polymerase III subunit delta, whose amino-acid sequence MKLAPDRLATQLGQTLGALYVVHGDEPLLVSEAGDAIRAAARQQGFDEREILVSGPGFGWEALFASTGTMSLFGSRKVVDLRIPNGKPGKDGGDALKQLAEHTPDRAEDVLTLITLPELDWATRKTAWFGALDRRGVVVECNAPPREQLPGWIALRLGAQQQSAPAEALAFIADHVEGNLLAAHQELRKLALLYPAGELSLEQIREAVLDVARYSVEHLRMALLEGNAARCSRLLEGLAGEGTAPPLVLWTLANEVRTLARIQSAQQRGQPVAAAMKAERVFDDRRRNALQRALGRLRPGAVRAALAHAARIDRIIKGIAPGDVWDECLRLCLRLCPPGTARPAPGR is encoded by the coding sequence ATGAAGCTCGCGCCCGACCGTCTCGCCACCCAGCTGGGGCAGACGCTCGGCGCGCTCTACGTCGTCCATGGCGACGAACCGCTGCTCGTCTCCGAGGCCGGCGACGCGATCCGCGCCGCGGCCCGGCAGCAGGGCTTCGACGAACGCGAGATCCTGGTCAGCGGCCCCGGTTTCGGCTGGGAGGCCCTGTTCGCCTCCACCGGCACGATGTCCCTGTTCGGCAGCCGCAAGGTGGTCGACCTGCGCATCCCCAACGGCAAGCCCGGCAAGGACGGCGGCGACGCCCTCAAGCAGCTGGCCGAACATACGCCCGATCGCGCCGAGGACGTGCTCACCCTGATCACCCTGCCCGAGCTGGACTGGGCCACCCGCAAGACCGCCTGGTTCGGTGCGCTCGACAGGCGCGGCGTGGTGGTCGAATGCAACGCTCCGCCCCGCGAGCAGCTGCCCGGCTGGATCGCCCTGCGCCTGGGCGCGCAGCAGCAGTCGGCGCCCGCCGAGGCACTCGCCTTCATCGCCGACCATGTGGAAGGCAATCTGCTGGCCGCGCATCAGGAATTGCGCAAGCTGGCGCTGCTGTATCCGGCAGGCGAGCTGAGCCTGGAGCAGATCCGCGAGGCGGTGCTCGACGTGGCCCGCTACAGTGTCGAACATCTGCGCATGGCGCTGCTCGAGGGCAACGCCGCGCGCTGCAGCCGCCTGCTCGAGGGGCTGGCGGGCGAAGGTACGGCGCCGCCGCTGGTGCTGTGGACGCTGGCCAACGAGGTACGCACCCTGGCGCGCATCCAGTCGGCCCAGCAGCGCGGCCAGCCGGTCGCGGCGGCCATGAAGGCCGAGCGCGTGTTCGACGACCGGCGCCGCAATGCCCTGCAGCGCGCCCTCGGCCGCCTGCGCCCCGGTGCCGTGCGCGCGGCCCTGGCCCACGCGGCGCGCATCGATCGCATCATCAAGGGCATCGCCCCCGGCGACGTCTGGGACGAGTGCCTGCGCCTGTGCCTGCGCCTGTGCCCGCCGGGCACCGCGCGCCCCGCGCCGGGCCGCTGA
- a CDS encoding LPS-assembly lipoprotein LptE translates to MTLPLRRHLFVALAALVLSACGFHLRGNIAMPFHTVYLAGDENNAVLVDLRRQLRLNDVEVVDTAPQAEAVIRVIQLRKEKDILSLNAAGKAREYRLFYTLAYAVDTPTGKTLRAPDRIILRRDITFDDSQVLAKAQEETLLYNDMENDLIQQLMRRLATIKLDTAQ, encoded by the coding sequence ATGACCCTGCCCCTGCGACGCCACCTGTTCGTTGCCCTCGCGGCCCTGGTGCTGAGCGCCTGCGGCTTCCACCTGCGCGGCAACATCGCCATGCCGTTCCATACGGTCTATCTTGCGGGCGACGAGAACAATGCGGTGCTCGTCGACCTGCGCCGCCAGCTGCGGCTCAACGATGTCGAGGTCGTCGACACCGCCCCACAGGCCGAGGCGGTGATCCGGGTGATCCAGCTCAGGAAGGAAAAGGACATCCTCAGCCTCAACGCCGCCGGCAAGGCGCGTGAGTACCGGCTCTTCTACACCCTCGCGTACGCGGTCGACACCCCCACCGGCAAGACCCTGCGCGCGCCGGACCGCATCATCCTGCGCCGCGACATCACCTTCGACGACTCCCAGGTGCTGGCCAAGGCACAGGAGGAGACGCTGTTGTACAACGACATGGAAAACGACCTGATCCAGCAGCTGATGCGTCGCCTCGCCACGATCAAGCTCGACACCGCGCAATGA